Within the Streptomyces sp. Alt3 genome, the region CATCAGCTCTGAGGCTCCCTGTCCGCCGAGGTAGGTGAGCCCGGCATGGCAGTACTCGTGCAGGTCCCAGCCCGTGCCCGGCGCACCGCCGACGGCGGTGCGCTCATCGAGCAGCGCGCGTGCCTGGCTGCAGGAGAGCGGTGCCAGCCCAGTGTCCGGGCACACATCGCGCGGGCTGGGCCGGGCACCGGCTAGACCTTCGCGGCTTCCTTCTCGGCGAGTGCCAGCGCCTCGTCCGCCGCACGCGACGCCGCGGTGGCCGACTCGAAGTCCTTGGCGCGGCTGGCTGACGCGGCCTCCCTGCCGGCCTGCTCGGCCGCTTCAGCATCCGTGCGGGCCGGGCCCGTCTCCCAGTTGGGAAGGATGGAGTACGCAGCCTCGGCGGCTTCAGTCACGGCTGCGGCAACCGCCCCAAAATCCAGGGCCTTGGCCCCCTGCTCGGCCCTGGCGGCGGCCTCCGCCACCGTGTGCCCGCCCGGCATGTTCGCCGTGCTGTCGGCGACCGCGCGAGCGGCCTTGGCCGCCTTCTCCAGCTTGGCCTTGTCGTCGGCTGCGGCGTACATCGTGTGGCGGGCGGCCTCGGCGTTCCGTCGGGCCTGCTGCACCTGGTCGGTGTCCTGAACTGCCACGGGAGCTCCTCGTTCTCTGCGATCAGCGTCCCCGCCACCATCTCGCGGTTCCCTGGGTCGCACTCCGAACCAGGCCGCAGAGCCACCCGAAGGAACGACGGGAGCACGGCCAAGACCGGGCACTGGACTTTCTGAACCCCCTGTGAGGAACTCGACCTCCGCCAGCGCCCGGTCACCCAGCGAGCCGAGCTGGATGCAGGTCAAGATCAATCTCACCGTTAACCGCTGCCCCTCTACTACTCAAGGGCGGTAGAGGGGTCCAGAAAGTCCAGAAACCCTGGCAGCGAACGATGCCACCAGCCCCCGCGAAGAGATCGACGATCGTGACGATCGAGATGGCTCCGAGGTCTGTCAGATAGGGCAGGGGTCCACCGAGGGGAACAGTTTCACGCTTAGTCAGTTTCCGCAGCACAGAGGGCATTTCACCGTTTGAGGCGGGTGTGCGCGGGGCGGTCCGGTTGGGGTCGGCTCGCGCGTTCTGCGTAGGCTCTTGCACGGACCTCCCAGGTATGACGACGGGGAGCCCAGACCCAGCCAGAACCGGAGCCGGCTGCTTCCCTGTGGCCCCTCCTTGACGGGTGTCGCAGGCTCGGTGTCGGTGTCGTCCGCCGTGTCGAGCCACCCGGCCAGACCCGTCGTCGAACCGGTTCCACTGGCCGCCGCAACGGGTGCGTCCGTCGCCGCAACCGGCTCTGCCGCTGCCGAAATCTCCGGGCGCGCCGTCGGACCGTGCGGCCCGGTCGCCGAAACCGGGTTCGGTTCCGTCGTGATCGTGGTCATCTGGGTCTCTCCTCACCGAAACGAATCAGGGTAGGGGCGGGGCGGCGCGCACCTCGCGCCGCCCCGCCCGGAGTGATGGGGTGTCAGCCCCGCTTGGCTTCGGCTGCCTCTCGGGCGGCACGGGCGGCGTCTGCGGCCTCGGCGGCCCTCTTGGCCTCTTCGACGCGCTGCTGGGCAAGCGCGTCGGCGGCCTGCTGCTCCGCGCTCATGACCGGTTCCCCTTCGGGGTCCCGGCGACGGGGCGCTCGGCAGGGCTGCTGGTGTAGCCGCCTCGGCTGGCGGAGTAGTCACGGGAGTGCTGCGGCTCGGCCTTGGAGCGCTGGGGGTCGCGTGCGGGCATGTTCTTGCGGAGTGCCACGATGGGCTCCTGTCTCTGCGGAGATGGAGCGCGGGGCGACCGGCTTTCTTGGCAGTTGGGCGGTCGTCTCGCGCGTTTTTGGTGGGGCCGTGGGTCTGTCCGGCTCCCCTCACCGCCCGTCTCACTCGAGCGGATCGGGCAACCGTCAGACCAGGTAGCGGTTGTACGGAGTGCCGTAGATGCGCAGGAACTCGTCGTAGATCTGGTCGGCGCGCTCCTCGGCGACGAGGGCTTCGGGGGTCGTGATGCCGCCGCCGTGCTCGTCCTGGAGATTGAGCCGGAGGTCGTAGGCGGCGTCCTCGACTTCCTGGGCCATGGCCCAGGGGTTGCCCGGGGTCTGCCAGCGGACCGTGACGCTCATGGTGATCTCCTTCGGTGGGTGTCCGGACCCCTTCTCGGATCCGGTGGATTCGGTGTCAGGGAGAGGCGTCAGAGGAGCCGTCAGGGGGTGTTAGGGCGGTGATAGAACCGCAGGTCACAGCGGCGATAGGCCGGTCTATCGGGCTTCTTGGGCCCTCTCCTTGGAGAGGGTCAGGGGAGCGGTCCCGGACGGGTCCTTAATCCCCCCGGGGATGAGACGGAGTACGGCCGGTACGGGGGTCTCGGCGGGCGCCTCGGCGGGGGTCTGCCCAACCGGCTGAGCGGGGGCTCCCACGGACGGGGTTTCGGGGCGGGCCTGGAGCAGTGCTGTGGGGGTCATCCCGAGCGCATCGGTCACCGCCACGAGCTTCATCCCGACGCGGGTGACGGGCTTGCCGCCGATCCGCATGCCGACCTTGTCGGCGGTGGGCAGTCCGCAGGACTCCACCCACGCCCGGAACTCGGTCAGCTCGGTGCCCTGGGGGATGAGCCCGGCCTCGGCCGCGGAGTCGAGGACGGTGTCGAGGTGCAGTCCGGCGCGGCCGGCTGACTCCGCGTCGGCCGCCGCCCGCACCACGTGCCACAGGAGCGCGGCGCCCCGGTCGGCCTCGACCTCCTCGTCCTGCTCCTCGTCCTGCTCCTCGACGTCCTCGTCGACGTCGGCGTCGTCGGCCGTGTCCGGGGAAGGGGCGAGCATCCAGGCCGCGACCATCCAGGCCAGTCCCCCGACGGAAACGATCACCGGCTTCCAGGGGGCCAGCAGTCCGAGGTACGGGGTGATGAGCTCGCCCGCCATCGCACCCGCCCCGGCGACGAGCATCCCGCCCAGGGCGAGGTAGGCGAGCGCCTCAGGGAACGGACGGCGCCCGGACGGAGCCGGCCCTCGGGGAGGAACAAGTCGTTCAGTACAGCATCAGGCCGGTCTACGAGGGAGCGAATCCGATCCCGGTCAGATTGGAGTTCACGGCTTTCGGAAACAAGGGCTACACCTTCACCCACAGCCTGGAGAACCCCGCCGCTGGTGTCCGGACCGCTGTATAACATCGCCACCGACCGTACCTGGAAGGCTCCCTCATGACCCGCGCCACCCCGCCACGTCCCCTCGACGTAGAAGCGGTTTTCCCTGCCCTGGCAGCCCACCGGCGCACAACCACCCGGCTGCACCCACGTCACGGCTCTCCCGGGACGCAGGACAGTTCGGTGGCGGGCCCTCTCCTCTGGCCGGCCGACGAACCGTGGCCGGTGTGCACGGCCGTACACCCGAAGGGCACGGGCCACCTTCTCTCCGACGTGCGGCTGAGCCGCAGGATTCTGGAGGACTCCCGCGGGCGGGAATACACCGCCGAGGAACAGCGCCTGATCGATGGAATGACCGCGGGCAATCACCTCCCGGAACTTCGGGACGACGCCCCGCTGCCGATGCTGGCCGTTGCCCAGCTGTACGCACACGAGATTCCCGATCTCGTGGGACCCGAGGACCACGACCTGCTGCAGGTCTTCTGGTGCCCCTTCGAGGTGCACGGCACCGACCGCACGATCGACGTCGTACTGAAGTGGCGACGGTCCACCGATGTCGGCGCCGTACTCATGCCACAGCCCGAACCTCCCGTGGTCGGCCGGAAGGAATGCGTGCCGAACATGTGCGTCGTACACCCCGAGCGCGTCGTGGAGCACGAGTACCTCGGCCTGCTGGAGGAGGAACTCCAGGAGGAGATCGACGAGTGGGAGGAGGCGCGCCTCGACGAGGACGATGCGGACGAATACAACTCCGCTCCACCAGCAAGCTACGCGACGTATGAGGAGTACGAAGAGGCAATGGCCGCAGCCGAAGCTGCCGAGCCCGAGGAGATCAACTACATGAGCGATCTGTCGATCGCCCCTGGCTGGAAGGTCGGCGGCTTTGCTTCATGGCACCTGACCGACCCCGCTCCGGTCGGCTGCGAGGTGTGCGGGGCAGCGATGCCGCCGCTGCTCACCGTGAACATGTGGGAATGCGACGGTGCCTCACGCAGCTGGCTGCCGATCGAGGACCGGGACGGCCAAGACCCGTACGCGACCAACCCGACCGAGGTCTACCTCGGGCGCGGCCTGATGCGCGTACACACCTGCCTCACCGACCCCGCACACCCGCACCGGCTCAGCTTCCAGTAACCGGAGAGCCTCGTCCTTGCCTGCCTCGGCCGCCGGCCCAGTGGTGCTGGAGAAATCCTTCCGGTGCAGCCGATGCCGCTGTCGACCTGTTCGCCTGCGATCCGCTCGCCATCGGCGGGCAGCAGGTCGCGATCGGTTCGGCGGAGTGCCGGCGCGGGTCCACGTCACGCATGCCGGTGGCGCGATGCCGGCCCCAGGCGGTGCCGGCCATCAAGCCGCGATCGAACGGCGAGTAGGCAGGTCAGGCGGAATCACGGGGCGGCCGTCGCTGTTCTGCCGGCCAGGGTGGCTATCTGCGCCAGGAGGTCGGCTGGGGGCTCGTTCAGGTTCAGGGCGTGGGCGGTGATCGTGACGGGGGAACAGCGGATCACATGGTCGGTGGGGGCCGTGCCCGGGCTGGTCGCCGCGTAGACGAGGTGGCCGTGGCTGATGCCCAGGGCGGTGCAGTAGGCCAGGAGTTGGTAGAGGTGTTCCACGGGTGGAGACGTGACCTTGAGGAACGTGTACTTCGCGTCCATCACCGAGATCGGACGACCCCCGCGGTACAGGACCAGGTCGGGGCGGAACGTGGCCCGGCGCGCCTCGTCCAGGCGGTGGACGTTTTGGGGAGCGCAGCGGATGCCGTGGTGGGCCAGGGCTTCGCCGAGTGTCACCGTCAGAAAGCGTTCGAAGACCTTCGGCAGGTCCAGCAGGAAGCCGTCCGACGGAGTCGGGGCGCCTCCCTCCTGTCGTATGGAGCGGCCGGACAGAAGGAGTTCGGCCAGCCTGAGGGCCGAGGTGTAGCGGGCGTTGAGTCTCGTCGGGGTCCAGGTGGGAAGCGGTTCGCCTGGGTGGGGGCGGCGGACACCGTGAAGGCGGTGGGCGAGGTGGCGGAGGATCAGGCGGGTCGGATCGGGTACGCCCGGCAGGTGAGCGGCCAGATTCAGGGCAGCCAGCAGGATGCGGTTCTCGGGGATGTCCGGGGTGTGGTCGTCGTACCGGACCGATATCGGCAGCGGCAGACCGGTGCGGCGGAGCTGGTCCGTGGTGCGGATACGGCCCCTGATCAGCGGGAGCTCCTCCGCCACCTCGCGGTAGCCGTGCAGGATGCCCGCCTCCAGGGTGCGGCGGGCGGTGCGGGCCAGCAGGTCGGCGAGGGCGGGGAGGAGGTCGTCGGCCGTCGCCGCGGTGACCGGCTCCGAGTGCCAGGGGTCGGTGGAGGAGTAGGAGAGGAGGAAGAGGAGGTCCCTGATGGGGAGTTTGGGGCGCAGCCGGAGATGGACCGCTCCGCCGGAGCGCGTGGGCAGACGGATCAGGCCCACCTTCTGGTTGCCCCGCACGTTCCAGCGCCCGCCCGGTGCTGGGGTCAGCCGTACCAGGTCCGGCACGGCGACCAGGGCCGCCACCTGGTCGCCGGTCAGTTCGTACGCGCTGCCCGGGCCGGTCTCCTGGACGGTGAGGGTGAGGTCGGCGCTCACGATTCGACGGCCGGGAGCGGGGAACCGACCGGCCGGCCCTGCGGGGCGGCGGCCTGGGACGGGAATCCGGCCGAGGGGCCCGGCGGCGCGACGGCCGCCCGCAGGGAGTCCAGGCCGTACTCCGCCTCGACGTCGACGCCGGTGCCGTAGAGCTGGTCCTCCAGTAGCGGCAGGATCTGGGTGCGCCAGATGAGGTCCAGGCCCCCGGGGCGGGCCACGCCGGGCTTCATCAGGTACGACGGGCCGATGGCACGGTCGGCGTCGCCGAGGCGGGAGTTCAGTTCGTCCAGCAGCCGGGCGGCGGTGTCCGGGAGACCGCGGGCCTGGAGCCAGCGGGCCAGCAGACCCTGCACCGGCGGCTTCTCGGGGGACAGCCGGCGGAAGGCGAAGCGGCGGCGCATCGCCGCGTCGACCAGCGCGATGGAGCGGTCGGCGGTGTTCATCGTGCCGATGAGAAA harbors:
- a CDS encoding McrC family protein, which codes for MSADLTLTVQETGPGSAYELTGDQVAALVAVPDLVRLTPAPGGRWNVRGNQKVGLIRLPTRSGGAVHLRLRPKLPIRDLLFLLSYSSTDPWHSEPVTAATADDLLPALADLLARTARRTLEAGILHGYREVAEELPLIRGRIRTTDQLRRTGLPLPISVRYDDHTPDIPENRILLAALNLAAHLPGVPDPTRLILRHLAHRLHGVRRPHPGEPLPTWTPTRLNARYTSALRLAELLLSGRSIRQEGGAPTPSDGFLLDLPKVFERFLTVTLGEALAHHGIRCAPQNVHRLDEARRATFRPDLVLYRGGRPISVMDAKYTFLKVTSPPVEHLYQLLAYCTALGISHGHLVYAATSPGTAPTDHVIRCSPVTITAHALNLNEPPADLLAQIATLAGRTATAAP